In the Streptomyces sp. 3214.6 genome, GCGGACTCGGCCATGAAGTGCACACCGCAGAAGACGATGTACTCGGCCTCCGGGCGGGCGGCCGCGTCCCGGGCCAGCTTGAAGGAGTCGCCCGTGACGTCCGCGAACTGGATGACCTCGTCGCGCTGGTAGTGGTGGCCGAGCACGAAGACTTTGTCCCCGAGCTTCTCCTTGGCCGCGCGGGCCCGCTCCACCAGGTCCGGGTCGGACGGGGAGGGCAGGTCGCCGGGGCATTCGACACCCCGCTCGCTCCTCGGGTCGGCCTCACGGCCGAGCAGCAACAGGGCGAGCGGAGACGGCTGTACGTCGAGCTCCGTGGTCTGGGCGGTGGTCACGACACGCACCCTTTCTACTTTTCGTCGAACTGACGTTATCTATCATAACCCGCTTCACGTCACTTTGACGATGGTCATAGCGTCGATGTGACATGAATCCCGGTGAGGCGTTTTCCGCCCGCAACCGTGTGTGCGAGCATGAGAAGGGAACGAAAAAGACAAGAGCTCGGCCCGGAATGAATCCGCGGCCCCGTCGGTTGCAACCGTCGGCAAGCAGTCTCCGTACAACCCGGGAGAGATGTAGATGTCCGTATCGGACGAGACCAGCACCGTCACCGACGGCATCATCCTGTCCGACGCCGCCGCGGCGAAGGTCAAGGCCCTGCTCGACCAGGAAGGCCGTGACGACCTGGCCCTGCGTGTCGCCGTTCAGCCCGGTGGCTGCTCCGGCCTGCGCTACCAGCTCTTCTTCGACGAGCGGTCCCTCGACGGCGACGTCGTCAAGGACTTCGACGGTGTCAAGGTCGTCACCGACCGCATGAGCGCCCCCTACCTGGGCGGCGCGTCCATCGACTTCGTCGACACCATCGAGAAGCAGGGCTTCACGATCGACAACCCGAACGCGACGGGCTCCTGCGCCTGCGGCGACTCCTTCAGCTGATTTCCAGTAGCGCCTGAAGGCATAAGCGAACAACGAAGGCGGCGGCCCCCTGTCGATGGGGCCGCCGCCTTCGCGTTCGCCGCGCCGGCCGCTACTGGACCTGCGGCAGCCGCGCCCCCGGCTTCTCCAGGGGAATCGCCTTGCCGTCCGTGCCGACCACCGTCCGGCTGCCCAGCGGCTGGTCCAGCTGCACGGTCTTGTGGAACTGCTTGGCGATCGTGATGCAGATCTTGTTCGGCCAGGGCGTCTCCGTGACGGTGACCTTCACCTCGTCCGCGCTCTCGGTCGCTGTCGCCCTGTAGTCGGCGCACACCCCGCCGGTGAAGCTCACGACCAGCTCCTTGCCCTCGGCGGTGTAACCGTCCGGGTGCACGTCACGCGTCTTCGGGGCGCTGCCGGTCGGCGTCGGCGTGGGCGTCGTCGCGGACTCCAGATACGCCGGCTCGACGGCCGGCTGCGTCACCGTGTACCCGGCGGCGGCCCCCGCGCCCTTCACGTCGAACAGCCAGGACGGCACGAGCACCTGCCGGCCGCCCGAGGTGTGCGGGGCGAGCCCGAGCACCGCGTCCTCGACCGTCACCGTCTCCTGCTGCGGCGCCGCGGTGGACATACCGCACGGGCTCTCCAGCCGGTCCTTCAGCGGCACCGGGCTGGCGCAGCCGCCGATGCCCATCCGGTGATTGCTCCCCGGCGCCCTGTTCAGCGCGGCCAGCGCCTCCCGAGCGCTCAGCAGGGGGTATGTGTCGCCCTTCACCGGCGCCTGCAACTGGCCGTTCGCGCCGACGACCTCGCCCTGCGCGCTGACGCTGATGCCGGTCGTCCAGCCGTAGGTGGGCAGACCGCCGATCACCGGATCGGCGTTCACCAGCCGCTGGGCGCCCATGATCTGGCTCGCGTCCACCTTGGCGTCGTCCTGGCCCACCGCCTTCAGGATCGGCGCCGCCGCCTGCTTCGCGACGGCCTCGCTCACCGTGTCGCCGGCCGGGCCCGCGGGCTCCCGGGTGCACTTGACGGTGCCGCCCGTGCAGTCGTCGGTGCCGGGCGCGTACCGGGTGAAGGTCCAGATTCCCGGCGCCTGGCGGTTCACCCGCAGCGCCGGCCCCGAACCGTCGGCGGCGCCGACCTTCCAGGCCTCGCCGTCGACCACCGGTGTCCCGTCGGCCCCCAGGGCCTTCGCCAGCCGGGCCACCTCGTCCTTGGTGACCGCGCCCTCGGCCCAGTACGCGGGCGCGGAGCTCGGACCGTCCGGAAGCGTGCCGTGGGCCTTGTAGGTGGTCCCGTAGGGGTTCGGCTCGCCGGGCGCGATGCCGTTCGCACCGCCGTTGGGGGTACCCGTGCCTGCGGAGTAGTCGTCCAGGAGAAGCGCGGCGGGGGCGCCGTCCCCGGAGGGCGACCCGGAACTGGACCCGGCGGCCTCGCCGCCCGAACTGCTCACGACACCGGAGGTGAGGTACGCCCCGCCGCCGCCCACCAACAGCACGGCGGCGGCGACGGAGGCGATGAGCACGGGGGAACGCCGCCGAGAGCCGGCGACCTCCGCCTCCTCACCGACCTCGCCCACCTGGACCCCCTCAGAAACCCCACCGGCCGAGCCCCCCTCGGACGCCCCACGGTCGGCGGCTTCCCCGTGCACCCCACGGCCCGGGGCACCCTCGGGCACCTCACTGGCCGGAGTCCCCTCAGAAACCTCACGGGCGTCGGCTTCCTCGGGAACCTCACGGGCCCCGGGTTCCTCGGGAACCTCACGGGCCGTGGCGTCCTCGGGCACCTCACGGGCCGGAGTTTCCTCGGGAACCTCACTCGGCGGGGTCTTCTCGGAAACGGCGCTCTGCTCCGCCGTACCGTCCTCGGTGCCCGCCTTCGCCGACGCGCCCCCGGCGGCCGTCTTCGCCGCGCCGTCCTCGGTGTCCGTCTGCTCCGGCTCGCGCGCGGCGTCGTCGTTCTCGGGTCGCTCGGTGTTCACCGCATCGCTCCTTCGGCTGCCCTGCTGTCGTACCTCACATCCCCTTTACGGGGGACGGCGATGGGACGCGACAGGGGAGCGCACGGTTCCCTTCCGAGCGCCCTGCCGAGGAAAGCCGAGAGAAACCGAGGGAAAACCCCCTAGTTCCCGTACTCAAGGACGACGTCGTCCAGCATGGCCTCCAGCAGCCGCGCCGACTTCACCGGCACGCTCACGCCGTGGATGAGTGACGGTGAGACCGGACGGGAAGTGATCTTCTCCGGGGCGGCCCAGTGCGGAGCCATCCGGGCGCAGTCACCGCGCAGCGACGCCAGGCCGCCGTCGAGGTCGGCCGGAACGGGGGCGTGGACCTTGAGGTTCGTCATGACCGAACCGTATGCACGCCGCGGCTCGCGAAGAAAGATCTACTATCGGGTAGTTTCGGCTGCTTCAGCAGGCCGGGATGACCGGGTAGCGTGAACCGTCCGCTATCGCGCAGCACCCCTTTGATTCCACAGGAGAGTCCACGCCGTGCGCATCGCAGTCACCGGCTCCATCGCGACCGACCACCTCATGACGTTCCCCGGCCGCTTCGCCGATCAGCTCGTCGCGGACCAGCTGCACACGGTCTCGCTGTCCTTCCTGGTCGACAACCTGGACGTGCGCCGGGGCGGCGTGGGCGCGAACATCGCCTTCGGCATGGGCCAGCTGGGCACCCGCCCGGTCCTGGTCGGCGCCGCGGGCGCGGATTTCGACGAGTACCGGGCCTGGCTGGACCGGCACGGCGTCGACACCGGCTCGGTCCGTATCTCCGAGACCCTGCACACCGCCCGCTTCGTGTGCACCACCGACGCCGACCACAACCAGATCGGGTCCTTCTACACGGGCGCGATGAGCGAGGCCCGCCTGATCGAGCTGAAGACCGTCGCCGACCGGGTGGGCGGCCTCGACCTGGTCCTGATCGGCGCCGACGACCCGGAGGCGATGCTCCGGCACACCGAGGAGTGCCGCTCCCGCTCGATCCCCTTCGCCGCCGACTTCTCCCAGCAGATCGCCCGTATGAACGGCGACGAGATCCGGATGCTGCTGGAGGGCGCCACATACCTGTTCTCCAACGAGTACGAGAAGGGCCTGATCGAGTCCAAGACCGGCTGGAGTGACGCCGAGATCCTCGCCAAGGTCGGCCACCGCGTCACCACCCTCGGCTCGCGGGGCGTCCGCATCGAGGGCATCGCCGCGGACCCGATCGAGGTCGGCTGCCCGGACGAGGAGGCCAAGGTCGAGCCGACGGGCGTCGGCGACGCCTTCCGCGCCGGCTTCCTCTCCGGCCTCGCCTGGGGCGTCTCCCACGAGCGCGCCGCGCAGATCGGCTGCATGCTCGCCACCCTCGTCATCGAGACCGTCGGCACCCAGGAGTACCAGCTGCGCCGCGCCCACTTCATGGACCGCTTCACCAAGGCCTACGGTGACGAGGCCGCGGCCGAGGTCCGCACACACCTGGCGTGACTCAGGAGACCCGGCGGACCAGGTAGGCGAAGCCACGGTCCGCCGGCTCCTCACCGACGTACTCCTGTCCCCGCATCTCGCACCACGCGGGGATGTCGAGCCGGGCCGCCTCGTCGTCGGACAGCACCCGCACCGTGCCCCCGAGCGGCACGTCCCCGATGACCTTCGCCAGCTCGATGACGGGAATCGGACACCGCCTGCCCAGCGCGTCCACCACGAGCTCCTCGCCCCGTACGTCCGCCACCTGCGCGGACATGGGCGCCCCGAGCTTCTCCCGGACCCCCGCCACGGCCCCCGGCAGCACGGCGAGGAACCTCTCCACATCCTCCTCGGCCGCCCCCGCCGGCAACGAAACCCGCACGTTTCCCTCACTCAGCACCCCCATCGCCTTCAGCACATGGCTGGGCGTCAGCGTGCTGCTGGTGCAGGACGAACCGGACGACACGGAGAATCCCTCCCGGTCCAACTCGTGCAGCAGCGCCTCCCCGTCGACGTACAGACAGGAGAAGGTGACGATCCCCGGCAGTCGCCGCTCCGGATCCCCCACGACCTCCACCTCCGGGACGACGGCGGCCACCCGGGCCCGGATCCGCGCCGTCAGCTCCCGCAGCCGTGCCGCCTCGGCCGACGCCTCGGCCCGTACCGCCCGCAGCGAGGCCGCCGCGGCCACGATCGCCGGAATGTTCTCGAACCCGGCCGCCCGCCCCGACTCCCGCTCGTCCACCGGGCCTTGGACGGCGAACCGCACCCCCTTGCGCACCACGAGCACCCCGACCCCCGACGGACCGCCCCACTTGTGCGCGCTGGCCGTGAGCAGCGACCAGTCGCCCTCCACCCGCCCCCACCCGAGCGACTGTGCCGCGTCCACCAGCAGCGGTACCCCCGCCGCCCGGCACACCTCGGCCACGCCGGCCACCGGCTGCTGGGTCCCCACCTCGTGATTGGCCGACTGAAGACAGGCGAGGGCGGTGTCGGCCCGCAGGGCCTCGGCATACGCCTTGACGGCCACGGCTCCCGCGCGGTCGACGGCCACCCGTGTCAGCGTGCCGCCGTCCCGCTCGTGCGCCTCGGCCGAATGGAGCACTGAGGAGTGTTCGACAGATGACACGATCAGGTGACGTCCAACCCGCTGACGCCCGGCCAGCGCGCCCGCGACGCCGGAGTGCACGGCCCGCGTTCCCGAGGACGTGAAGACGAGTTCGTCCGGTCGGCACCCCACCGCGTCGGCGGCCGCCTCACGGGCGGCATCGAGCAGCATCCGCGCGCGCCGCCCCTCCCGGTACAGCCGGGCGGGGTCGGCCCACCCTTCGTCGAGCGAGGCCAACAGAGCCTGGCGGGCCACGGGATGCAGGGGAGCGGCGGAGGCGGCGTCGAAGTAGGGCACACGGCAACGTTAAGACGTGGGCCGGCTCCCGGGGGGCGTGGCACCGTTTCGATCCGCCGCTCCGCCGCGCGGGGCGCGATCGCCCACGGCGGTCCCGCCCTCGCCATACAAGCCGCATTGACGAGCTATTAGGCGCTATCGGCCACCCGTCCCCACCCCTTCGGGGTGACCGGCGGCGCGTATGCCACCCTCCCCGCGAACCCCCGGAGGGCGTCGGCTAGGGTTTGGTCCGCATAAACATCCAAACCCCTGCCCGACGCAGGGCGGCGACCGACCAGCGAGAAGGCAGGCCGCAGCCAACCGCGCGGGCGAGACTCTCGGGAAGGCGCTACGTGAGTCCCAACGGCTCCGACCGCTCGCCGCGGCGCCCGATGCGGCGGAAGCTGCTGCAGGCAATGACCGCGGGCCTGGTCCTGGCGACCGCCACCGGTTGCACATACAAGGACTTCCCCCGCCTTGGTATGCCCACCCCGGTCACAGAAGAGGCTCCGCGGATCCTCTCCCTGTGGCAGGGCTCCTGGGCTGCCGCGCTGGCCACCGGCGTGCTGGTGTGGGGCCTGATCCTGTGGAGTGCTTTCTTCCACCGGCGCAGCCGCACAAAGGTCGAAGTTCCTCCGCAGACCCGGTACAACATGCCCATCGAGGCGCTGTACACGGTCGTGCCGATCATCATCGTCTCGGTGCTGTTCTACTTCACGGCCCGCGACGAGTCGAAGCTGCTGAGCCTCGACAAGAAGCCCGACGTCACGGTCAACGTGGTCGGCTTCCAGTGGAGCTGGTGCTTCAACTACATCGAGAACGTCGACGGTTCCAACGGGGACGCGAAGACCGACAAGAACCTGGCCGCGATCCCGGACCGGTTCAAGACGGACTTCCCGGACAACGCGGGCGGCACCTACACCTGCGGAACCCCCGGTGAGAAGAACCCGGACACCCACAACCCGGGCCCGACCCTCTGGCTCCCCGAGGGCAAGACGGTCCGCTTCATCCTCACCTCGCGTGACGTCATCCACTCCTTCTGGGTGGTGCCGTTCCTGATGAAGCAGGACGTCATCCCGGGCCACACCAACTCCTTCCAGGTGACCCCCAACCACGAGGGCACCTTCCTGGGCAAGTGCGCCGAGCTGTGCGGCGTCGACCACTCCCGGATGCTCTTCAACGTGAAGGTCGTCTCCCAGGAGCGCTACGAGCAGCACCTCAAGGACCTCGTGAAGAAGGGGCAGACCGGTTACGTTCCCGCGGGCATCGAGCAGACGAGCCACGAGAAGAACCGGGAGACGAACAACCTGTGAGCATCCTCAACGAACCCCAGGGTGCCGCGGCAGCTGAAGACTCCTACGAGAATGAGCTGCCGGTCCGGCGCAAGCAGCCCGGCAATGTCGTGGTCAAGTGGATGACGACCACCGACCACAAGACCATCGGTACGTTGTACCTGGTCACGTCGTTCGCGTTCTTCTGCATCGGCGGCGTCATGGCGCTCTTCATGCGCGCCGAGCTCGCCCGACCGGGCCTGCAGATCATGTCGAACGAGCAGTTCAACCAGGCGTTCACGATGCACGGCACGATCATGCTGCTGATGTTCGCGACGCCGCTGTTCGCCGGCTTCACGAACTGGATCATGCCGCTCCAGATCGGCGCGCCGGACGTCGCCTTCCCGCGACTGAACATGTTCGCCTACTGGCTGTACCTGTTCGGCTCGCTCATCGCCGTCGCCGGCTTCCTCACCCCGCAGGGTGCCGCCGACTTCGGCTGGTTCGCCTACGCCCCGCTGTCGGACGCGGTCCGCTCGCCGGGCATCGGCGCCGACATGTGGATCATGGGTCTGGCCTTCTCCGGCTTCGGCACGATCCTCGGCTCGGTCAACTTCATCACCACGATCATCTGCATGCGCGCACCGGGCATGACCATGTTCCGCATGCCGATCTTCACCTGGAACGTGCTGCTGACCGGTGTCCTGGTCCTGCTGGCCTTCCCGGTCCTCGCGGCCGCGCTGTTCGCCCTGGAGGCGGACCGCAAGTTCGGCGCCCATGTCTTCGACGCCGCCAACGGCGGCGCGTTGCTATGGCAACACCTCTTCTGGTTCTTCGGCCATCCAGAGGTGTACATCATCGCCCTACCATTCTTCGGAATCATCTCCGAAGTGATCCCGGTGTTCTCCCGCAAGCCGATGTTCGGCTACATGGGCCTGATCGCCGCGACCATCTCGATCGCCGGTCTCTCCGTGACGGTGTGGGCGCACCACATGTACGTCACCGGTGGCGTGCTGCTTCCGTTCTTCTCCTTCATGACGTTCCTCATCGCCGTGCCGACGGGCGTGAAGTTCTTCAACTGGATCGGAACGATGTGGAAGGGCTCGCTGTCCTTCGAGACGCCGATGCTGTGGGCGACGGGCTTCCTCATCACCTTCACCTTCGGTGGCCTGACCGGCGTCATCCTCGCCTCGCCACCGATGGACTTCCACGTGTCCGACTCGTACTTCGTTGTGGCGCACTTCCACTACGTCGTCTTCGGCACCGTCGTCTTCGCGATGTTCTCCGGCTTCCACTTCTGGTGGCCGAAGTTCACCGGCAAGATGCTCGACGAGCGCCTCGGCAAGATCACCTTCTGGACGCTGTTCATCGGCTTCCACGGCACCTTCCTGGTCCAGCACTGGCTGGGCGCCGAGGGCATGCCGCGCCGTTACGCGGACTACCTGCACGCCGACGGCTTCACCGCCCTGAACACGATCTCGACGATCAGCTCGTTCGTCCTCGGTCTGTCCGTCCTGCCGTTCTTCTACAACGTGTGGAAGACCGCCAAGTACGGCAAGCCGGTCGGCGTCGACGACCCGTGGGGCTACGGCCGCTCCCTGGAGTGGGCCACGTCCTGCCCGCCGCCGCGCCACAACTTCCTCACCCTGCCGCGGATCCGCAGTGAATCCCCGGCGTTCGACCTGCACCACCCGGAGATCGCCGCGCTCGAGCAGCTGGAGCACGCCGGCCACGGCGCCAGTGCCATCACGGGCAGCAAGGAGGCCGGCAAGTGAAGATCCAGGGCAAGATGTTCGTCTGGCTGAGCGTCTTCGTCCTCGCCATGGCGGTCGTCTATGGCGTGTGGTCGAAGGAGCCGGCCGGCACCACGGCCCTCTTCCTGGCCTTCGGCCTGTGCATCATGATCGGCTTCTACCTGGGCTTCACCGCCCGGCGGGTCGACGCGGGTGCGCAGGACAACAAGGAAGCGGACGTCGCGGACGACGCCGGAGAGCTGGGCTTCTTCAGCCCGCACAGCTGGCAGCCGCTGTCGCTCGGCATCGGCGGCGCCCTGGCCTTCCTGGGGGTCGCGGTCGGCTGGTGGCTGCTGTACTTCTCGCTGCCGCTGATCTTCATCGGCCTGTGGGGCTGGGTCTTCGAGTACTACCGCGGTGAGAACCGCACCCAGTAACACGTCCTGAACGAGGCGAGAGCCCGGACACTCCGTCAGGAGGGTCCGGGCTCACGCTTTTGCCGTATCGGGCGTCCTCCGTCCGTGTCACTCAGCGCGCCGTGGTTCACGCGGCTCCCTAGCGTGAAGTCATGAGCCACCAACCCCGCCCCCGCACCGTCGTCGGCTGCACCCTGCTGGTGATCGCCCTGGGCGCGGTCGCAAGCGCCTGCGGCTCGGACGGCGACCCCCTCTCCGCGCGCCCGTACGACGCGACGGACCAGATCTCCTTCAACGGCCTCACGGGCGACGGGAAGAAGGTCGACCCGGACAAGCCCCTGGAGGTCACCGCCGAGGACGACGACCGCATCACGGACGTCACCGCCGTGGACGGCGCAGGCCGCTACGTGGCGGGCGAACTCTCCGCCGACGGCAGCCGCTGGCACAGCACCGAGCCGCTGGCCGCAGGCGTCCACTACACGGTCCGCGTGAGCACCGAGGACGACGACGGCGCCCCCGGCCGCCGGGTGCTCACCTTCGAGACGGGCAAGCCCACCACGAAGAAGCGCCTGACCGTCGCGTTCGGCCCCGACGCGGGGGAGTACGGCGTCGGCCAGCCCGTCACCGCCAAGCTGGACCAGCCCGTCAAGGACCCCGCCCAGCGGGCCGTCGTCGAACGGGCCCTCAAGGTCGACTCCACGCCCGCCGTGCCGGGCGGCTGGCACTGGGTGGACGACAAGGAACTCCACTACCGCCCCAAGGACTACTGGCCCGCCCACGCCGTCGTCCGCGCCCACAGCAACCTGGACGGCATCAAGATCGGCGACCGGCTGTGGGGCGGCCCCACGAAGGACCTCAAGCTCGCCATCGGCGATCGGGTCATCGCCGTGACGGACGCGGCGGCGCACTCCATGAAGGTCTTCAAGAACGACGAGGAGATCAACCAGATCCCCGTCACCACCGGAAAGCCCGGCTTCGAGACCCGCAACGGAGTCAAGGTCGTGCTCGGCAAGGAGTACTTCGTCCGGATGCGCAGCACCACCGTGGGCATCTCCGCAGGCTCCTCGGACTCCTACGACCTGCCCGTCTACTACGCCACCCGCGTCACCTGGAGCGGCGAATACGTGCATGCCGCCCCCTGGTCCGTGGGCTCCCAGGGCTACGCGAACGTCAGCCACGGCTGCACCGGCATGAGCACGTCGAACGCCGCATGGTTCTTCAACAACATCCGGGCCGGCGACGTCGTCCAGGTCGTCAACAGCAATGGCGACACCATGGAATCCTTCGGCAACGGTTTCGGCGACTGGAACCTGGACTGGCCCAAGTGGACCGAGGGCAGCGCCCTGACAGGCGCCAAGCAGGAAACAGCCCAGGAAACAGCACGCCTCAGCCCGGCGGCGGTGTAGGCCGGCAGGGGCGCGGGGCGAGCCGTACCACCTGACGCCCCCGCCCCATGGGCGCTACGCGCTCTGCTGAAGCCTCTTCTCCCGCAGCAGGGAAGCGAGAGCCGCGGCGAACTCCACGGGCTCCACAGGGTGCGTCACAGCCGCGTCAGCCCGGCTCCACGTGGCCAGCCACGCATCCTGCGGCCGCCCGATCAACACCAGCACCGGCGGACACTGGAACACCTCGTCCTTGACCTGTCGGCACAACCCCATGCCGCCCATCGGCACGGCCTCGCCGTCGAAGACACAGACGTCGATCCCGCCCTTGTCCAGCTCCTTGACGGCCGCGGCCGGCGTCGCGCACTCCACGAACTCCACCACAGGGGCGTCCGGAGCGGGCCGGCGCCCGGTCGCGAGCCGTACCTGCTCGCGGGTGTTGGAGTCGTCGCTGTAGACCAGCACCGTGGCGGTCGCCTGCATGCTTCCTCCGTGACATCAGCGTCGTAAGCGTCGTACGGACAGAACCGATGTCGCGGATGCTACTCCCTTGAACACCCCGTCAACACCGCTTGGAACGCGACTTCGATGGGCCATACGGGCAGTACACACGGTGCGAACACTCCGAACGGCACCCCCCGGAGTGAGGGCGGGATAAGGGACCGACATAATGTCGGTCGTGGCGACAGCAACGACAGTAGAAACCGGGCACGCGCACCCGTCGGTCAATCGGCCGAACCTCACCAGCGTCGGAACCATCATCTGGCTGAGCTCCGAGCTGATGTTCTTCGCGGCCCTCTTCGCGATGTACTTCACCCTGCGATCGGTGACGGGTCCTGATCACTGGAAGGAAATGGCCGAGTCCCTGAACCTTCCGTTCTCGGCCACCAACACCACGATCCTGGTGCTCTCCTCCCTCACCTGCCAGCTCGGCGTCTTCGCCGCCGAGCGCGGTGACGTGAAGAAGCTCCGGATGTGGTTCATCGTCACCTTCATCATGGGTGCGATCTTCATCGGCGGGCAGATCTTCGAGTACACGGAGCTGGTGAAGAAGGACGGGCTCTCGCTCTCCTCCGACCCGTACGGCTCGGTGTTCTACCTGACCACCGGCTTCCACGGCATGCACGTGACGGGCGGCCTCATCGCCTTCCTGTTCGTTCTCGGGCGCACCTACGCGGCCAAGAGGTTCACCCACGAGCAGGCGACAGCGGCCATCGTCGTGTCCTACTACTGGCACTTCGTCGATGTCGTCTGGATCGGCCTCTTCGCCACGATCTACCTGATCAAGTAGCCGGGCCCGCTCCCGCACCTCCGCAAGCATCGACGCAGAAGATCCTGACACCGGGGTAATCCGTGAAAAAGCTCTCCGCACGACGACGCCATCCGCTGGCGGCGCTCGTCGTCCTAGTCCTCGCGCTGGCATGCACAGGGTGGCTGTATGCCGCGCTCGCGCCCGCGAGCAAGGCGCAGGCAGACGACACCGCCCAGTCCCTCGCCATCGATGAGGGCAAGAAGCTCTACGCCGTAGGCTGCGCCAGCTGCCACGGCACCGGCGGTCAGGGCAGCTCCGACGGTCCGAGCCTGGTCGGCGTGGGCGCCGCGGCCGTCGACTTCCAGGTCGGTACCGGCCGTATGCCGGCGGCGACCTCCCAGGGCGCCCAGGTGCCCGCGAAGAAGGTCATCTACTCGCAGGCCCAGATCGACCAGCTGGCCGCGTTCATCTCCTCCCTCGGCGCCGGCCCGTCCGTCCCGACCGAGGCCCAGTACGGCCCGGAGGGCGCGGACATCGCCAAGGGCGGCGAACTGTTCCGCACCAACTGCGCGCAGTGCCACAACTTCATCGGCAAGGGCGGCGCCCTCACCAAGGGCAAGTTCGCTCCGACCCTTGAGGACGTGGACCCCAAGCACATCTACGAGGCCATGCAGACCGGCCCGCAGAACATGCCCTCCTTCCCCGACACCACCCTGTCGGAGCAGAACAAGAAGGACATCATCGCGTACCTGCACGCGGTCAACGGCGACGAGACGACCAACCCCGGTGGTCTGGAGCTGGGCGGCCTCGGGCCGGTCAGTGAGGGCCTGTTCGCCTGGATCTTCGGTCTCGGCGCCCTGATCGCGGTCGCCGTCTGGGTCGCCGCTCGGACCGCAAAGGCCAAGAAGTCATGAGTAGCCAAGACATTCCAGAAGAGAACCTGCCCGCTGAGCAGGGCCACGCGCACGGTACGGCGGTAGGCGTCGCGGACGAGAAGAACCCGTTCGCCGACCCCGGCCTGCCGCCCCACGAGCACCGCGTCCAGGACATCGACGAGCGGGCCGCCAAGCGGTCCGAGCGTGCGGTCGCCTTCCTGTTCACGCTGTCGATGCTCGCCACCGTCGGCTTCATCGCCTCCTATGTGACGATCCCCGCCGACAAGTCGATCTTCGTGTTCCCGATCGGTCACATCAGCGCGCTGAACTTCGCGCTGGGTCTGACCCTGGGCACGGCGCTGTTCACCATCGGCGCCGGCGCGGTCCACTGGGCCCGCACCCTGATGTCGGACGTCGAGGTCGCCGACGAGCGGCACCCGATCGCCGCGAGCCCCGAGGTCCGTGCGAAGGTCCACGCGGACTTCAGGCAGGGCGCCAAGGAGTCCGCGCTCGGCCGTCGCAAGCTGATCCGCAACACGCTGTTCGGCGCGGTCGCCCTGGTGCCGCTCTCCGGCGTCGTGCTGCTGCGCGACCTCGGCCCGCTGCCCGAGGACAAGCTGCGGCACACGCTGTGGGCCAAGGGCAAGCTGCTCGTCA is a window encoding:
- a CDS encoding HesB/IscA family protein, with translation MSVSDETSTVTDGIILSDAAAAKVKALLDQEGRDDLALRVAVQPGGCSGLRYQLFFDERSLDGDVVKDFDGVKVVTDRMSAPYLGGASIDFVDTIEKQGFTIDNPNATGSCACGDSFS
- a CDS encoding carbohydrate kinase family protein produces the protein MRIAVTGSIATDHLMTFPGRFADQLVADQLHTVSLSFLVDNLDVRRGGVGANIAFGMGQLGTRPVLVGAAGADFDEYRAWLDRHGVDTGSVRISETLHTARFVCTTDADHNQIGSFYTGAMSEARLIELKTVADRVGGLDLVLIGADDPEAMLRHTEECRSRSIPFAADFSQQIARMNGDEIRMLLEGATYLFSNEYEKGLIESKTGWSDAEILAKVGHRVTTLGSRGVRIEGIAADPIEVGCPDEEAKVEPTGVGDAFRAGFLSGLAWGVSHERAAQIGCMLATLVIETVGTQEYQLRRAHFMDRFTKAYGDEAAAEVRTHLA
- a CDS encoding cysteine desulfurase/sulfurtransferase TusA family protein; this translates as MPYFDAASAAPLHPVARQALLASLDEGWADPARLYREGRRARMLLDAAREAAADAVGCRPDELVFTSSGTRAVHSGVAGALAGRQRVGRHLIVSSVEHSSVLHSAEAHERDGGTLTRVAVDRAGAVAVKAYAEALRADTALACLQSANHEVGTQQPVAGVAEVCRAAGVPLLVDAAQSLGWGRVEGDWSLLTASAHKWGGPSGVGVLVVRKGVRFAVQGPVDERESGRAAGFENIPAIVAAAASLRAVRAEASAEAARLRELTARIRARVAAVVPEVEVVGDPERRLPGIVTFSCLYVDGEALLHELDREGFSVSSGSSCTSSTLTPSHVLKAMGVLSEGNVRVSLPAGAAEEDVERFLAVLPGAVAGVREKLGAPMSAQVADVRGEELVVDALGRRCPIPVIELAKVIGDVPLGGTVRVLSDDEAARLDIPAWCEMRGQEYVGEEPADRGFAYLVRRVS
- the ctaC gene encoding aa3-type cytochrome oxidase subunit II translates to MSPNGSDRSPRRPMRRKLLQAMTAGLVLATATGCTYKDFPRLGMPTPVTEEAPRILSLWQGSWAAALATGVLVWGLILWSAFFHRRSRTKVEVPPQTRYNMPIEALYTVVPIIIVSVLFYFTARDESKLLSLDKKPDVTVNVVGFQWSWCFNYIENVDGSNGDAKTDKNLAAIPDRFKTDFPDNAGGTYTCGTPGEKNPDTHNPGPTLWLPEGKTVRFILTSRDVIHSFWVVPFLMKQDVIPGHTNSFQVTPNHEGTFLGKCAELCGVDHSRMLFNVKVVSQERYEQHLKDLVKKGQTGYVPAGIEQTSHEKNRETNNL
- the ctaD gene encoding aa3-type cytochrome oxidase subunit I → MSILNEPQGAAAAEDSYENELPVRRKQPGNVVVKWMTTTDHKTIGTLYLVTSFAFFCIGGVMALFMRAELARPGLQIMSNEQFNQAFTMHGTIMLLMFATPLFAGFTNWIMPLQIGAPDVAFPRLNMFAYWLYLFGSLIAVAGFLTPQGAADFGWFAYAPLSDAVRSPGIGADMWIMGLAFSGFGTILGSVNFITTIICMRAPGMTMFRMPIFTWNVLLTGVLVLLAFPVLAAALFALEADRKFGAHVFDAANGGALLWQHLFWFFGHPEVYIIALPFFGIISEVIPVFSRKPMFGYMGLIAATISIAGLSVTVWAHHMYVTGGVLLPFFSFMTFLIAVPTGVKFFNWIGTMWKGSLSFETPMLWATGFLITFTFGGLTGVILASPPMDFHVSDSYFVVAHFHYVVFGTVVFAMFSGFHFWWPKFTGKMLDERLGKITFWTLFIGFHGTFLVQHWLGAEGMPRRYADYLHADGFTALNTISTISSFVLGLSVLPFFYNVWKTAKYGKPVGVDDPWGYGRSLEWATSCPPPRHNFLTLPRIRSESPAFDLHHPEIAALEQLEHAGHGASAITGSKEAGK
- a CDS encoding cytochrome c oxidase subunit 4, which gives rise to MKIQGKMFVWLSVFVLAMAVVYGVWSKEPAGTTALFLAFGLCIMIGFYLGFTARRVDAGAQDNKEADVADDAGELGFFSPHSWQPLSLGIGGALAFLGVAVGWWLLYFSLPLIFIGLWGWVFEYYRGENRTQ
- a CDS encoding L,D-transpeptidase, which gives rise to MSHQPRPRTVVGCTLLVIALGAVASACGSDGDPLSARPYDATDQISFNGLTGDGKKVDPDKPLEVTAEDDDRITDVTAVDGAGRYVAGELSADGSRWHSTEPLAAGVHYTVRVSTEDDDGAPGRRVLTFETGKPTTKKRLTVAFGPDAGEYGVGQPVTAKLDQPVKDPAQRAVVERALKVDSTPAVPGGWHWVDDKELHYRPKDYWPAHAVVRAHSNLDGIKIGDRLWGGPTKDLKLAIGDRVIAVTDAAAHSMKVFKNDEEINQIPVTTGKPGFETRNGVKVVLGKEYFVRMRSTTVGISAGSSDSYDLPVYYATRVTWSGEYVHAAPWSVGSQGYANVSHGCTGMSTSNAAWFFNNIRAGDVVQVVNSNGDTMESFGNGFGDWNLDWPKWTEGSALTGAKQETAQETARLSPAAV